Proteins from one Elgaria multicarinata webbii isolate HBS135686 ecotype San Diego chromosome 3, rElgMul1.1.pri, whole genome shotgun sequence genomic window:
- the NDUFB7 gene encoding NADH dehydrogenase [ubiquinone] 1 beta subcomplex subunit 7, whose product MGAHLARRYLWDAEVEPDPLNMPTFDPLYGFPERKERVMIATQQQMNDAQLPMEQRDYCAHYLLKLMKCKRDKFPNIFGCQHERHDWDYCEHLDYVMRMKEFERERRLKVRKKRIEEKEKAAAAAS is encoded by the exons ATGGGGGCTCATCTGGCCCGCCGGTACCTCTGGGATGCGGAAGTGGAGCCCGACCCGTTAAACATGCCCACCTTCGACCCCCTGTATGGCTTCCCCGAGCGCAAGGAACGCG TGATGATAGCAACACAGCAGCAGATGAATGATGCCCAGTTGCCGATGGAACAGCGGGATTATTGTGCCCATTATCTCTTGAAATTGATGAAATGCAAACGTGACAAATTTCCTAATATCTTTGGGTGTCAACATGAACGTCATGACTGGGATTACTGTGAGCACCTGGA CTATGTCATGCGCATGAAGGAATTTGAACGAGAGCGGCGCTTGAAGGTTAGGAAGAAGCGtattgaagaaaaagaaaaagcagcagcagcagcatcctaa